The genomic window ATGAAGATGCGTCAGGACGACCTGCGAAACCTCGCGGGCATTAACGCCAAGCAGGGCGAGCGCATCCTTGGGATCGCGCAGCAAGGTGCGTCCGCGTGCCTTCGCCGCTTCGATGCCGAAGCCTGTGTCGATGACGAACACCTCGTCTTCACGACGGGCAAGCCAGATAAAATAGTCGAGATTTTCTCCCGCCTCGTGCGGGTCGTCGGCATGGAGGAAGTTGTCCTTGGCAGTTCTCCCGCTGTGCACGGCATACCGCAGGGCATAGAGTTCGAATGGCGCAATTCCTGCATCGGGCTCCGCCATCGGGTCAATCATGCTCATTCAATCCTCGTCGCAATCAGGTGGCGGATGCGGAAAAGGCTCCTACGATATGACCGTAATCTTGTCATACAATCTATTGACAGGTCAAGTCCGGCGTGTCTAGTCTGAACCATCAGGACGGCAGAGTGACCGGTTCGACAACTGCCTGCCTACCCACCTTAACGGAGAGATGCATGACTCGTCCTGAATTCAGCGGTGAACAATTCCAGAAAGGTCTGCAGGTAAGGCGTGAAGTTCTCGGCGATGCATATGTGGCACCGTCGCTTGCCAGCGCCGACGACCTCACCGCTCCCTTGCAGAAGCTCGTGACAGAGTGGTGCTGGGGGGAAATCTGGACCCGCCCGGGACTGGAGCGCAAGACCCGCAGTTTCCTCAATCTCGCGATGCTGACGGCCCTCAATCGCCCGCACGAGATCAAGATCCATGTCCGCGGCGCGCTGAACAACGGGGTGACGGAGGAAGAGATCGTCGAAGTCATCCTGCAGGCGGCGATCTATTGCGGCGTTCCGGCGGCGCTGGACGCGATGCGGGTTGCGACGGAAGTGATCCGTCAGGTGCGCGAAGAAAAAGCTTGATCTAGCCCTGGCGCCCGAGGGGCGCGAGCGGCAATCCGAATTCCAACAGGAGGCCCAAATGACAGAGACGGGAACGCTGAAGTCCACAAAGGACGCGCCTCACAGGCTCAAGACTGGTGAGGAATACAAGGAATCGCTCAAGGATAACCGCCAGATCTGGGTTGGCGGCGAAAAACTGAACTCGGTTTATGACGAACCGGCGCTGGCACGGGGCATCGACCTGCTGGCCTCGATGTTCGACGACCAGTTCACCGAGGAACATGCCGACGCGACCACCTATTATGACGAAAAGGTAGGCGCTGTCCTCAGTCGGTCCTGGCAGATCCCGCGCACCAAGGAAGACCTTGCAGCGCGTCGCAGGATGATCGAATACACCTCGCTCAAGACCGCCGGCACCTTTGGCCGCCCGCCGGATCTCGCGCCGTCCATCGTCGTCGGTCTCTACGCCTACCTGCCGACCTTCAAGAAGAAGAAGTCCCTGATCGAAGGCATCGATCCTGACTTTGCCGAAAACATTGAACGCTACATGGAATACGGTCAGAACAACAACCTGACCGCATCGGAAAGCCTTGCCGGCCCCCAGGCCGACCGCTCGTCGCCCAAGGCCTCCGAGGCTTCGCTGCTCAAGGCGCGCAAGGTCACCAAGGACGGCGTCTACATCTACGGCGCCAAGACGGTCGGCTCCATCGCCGCCCAGGCAAACGACATCTTCTTCACCAATCTCGGCGGCATTCAGGAAACCCCGGCGGACGCCTGCATCTGGGGCTCGGTGCCGATCGACACCCCCGGTATCAAGATGATCTCGCGCGAAATGGTATCGCAGCCATTGTCCAGCAAGTTCGATCATCCGGTCTCCAGCCTCGGTGAGGAAGCCGATCAGTTCATCGTCTTCGACAACGTCTTCGTTCCGAAGGAGCGGCTTTTCAATCTCGGCGATCCGACCGCGATGAGCTACTACGGTCCGGTCTGCGTTTTCGCGCACTGGCACGTGCTCACCCGTCTGGCCGTCAAGGCGGAACTGTTCGTCGGCGCAGGGCAGATGGTGCTCGACTATCTCGGCACCGGCAAGATCCCTGCCGTGCAGATGATGCTCGGCCAACTCGTCGAATACGCCCAGACGCTGCGCGCCTTCGTGACGGCGGCAGAAGCTCTCGCCGTGCCGACGGAAGGCGATGTGATGCGCCCGGATGTCGGGATGCTGACGGCGGGTCGTCTCTACTCGATCGAGAACTACCCCAAGATCATCCACATCCTCCAGGAAATGTGCGGTCAGGGTCTCGTCATGCGCTTCGGCAAGAAGGCCTTCGACAATCCGGATGTCGGTCACTTCCTGCACGAACTCCTGCCCGGCCATGGCGTGTCGGCAATGGTCAAGGAACAGCTGATGAATTTCATCTGGGACATGACCTCCGGCTCGCTTGCCGGCCGCGTCGCATTGTTCGAAAACGTCAATGCCACGCCAGCCCCCGCTCTTCGCGCAAGACTTTACAACGAAGTCAAGCGCGACGGATATGTCGCTCAGGTGAAGAAGATCGCCGGCATCGAGTGAACTCAAGTCGACCCCGCCCGACCCAGTGAAGGGCGGGGTTCTCTTTGTCCGACAATGCGGGAGCCCGTGATGGATCACGCCACGCTCATTGACTGCCTCTACCATGCCTACGCGTCGCGCGACGCGGATCAGGTGGCCTCTCTCTATCATCCCGACGGCTGGCACGAGGAAGTCGCGATGTCCAAACGTCGCGAAGGCCACACGGCCCTTGCGGAGGGACTTGTCGGCTTCTGGCGGATGCTCCCCGACGTTTCGTGGGACCGGCGCGGTTATATTCGGGCCGCCGATCAGATCGCCGTTCCCTATTTCATGACCGGTACGTTCACGCCTCGCGGCGACGGGACCCCAAGGCAGATCGCGCTCGACGGCCTCCACATCTTCGAGATCCGCGACGGCCTGATTGCCTCCAGCAAGGACATGTGGGACCTCGACATCTTCAAGATGCAGATGGGCTGAACCGATGGATGATCTTGCGACACTGGACGGCATCGCTTTATCCGGTTTGATTGCCAGACGGGAAATCAGCGCCGGCGAAGTCCTCGAAGCGGCGATCGAGCGTATCGAGCGGCTGAACCCGAAACTGAACGCCGTGGTGCATGAGCATTTCGATCTCGCCCGCAAGCAGGTGGAGGCCGGATTGCCGAACAGCCCCCTTTCGGGCGTTCCCACACTCCTGAAGAACACCGGCTTCGAAGCCGAGGGCATGATCCTGTCGACCGGATCCGAACTGCTGCGCAACAATGTCAGCAAGCGGGATTCCACGATTACCGCGCGCTACAAGGCGGCGGGCATGGTGATCCTGGGCAAGTCCAACACGCCGGAATTCGCCCTCAGCTTCACAACCGAACCCGATGCGTTCAGCCCCACCCGCAATCCCTGGGACCTTGAGCGCACGGCCGGCGGTTCGTCCGGTGGTTCAACCGCCGCCGTGGCGAGCGGCATGGTTCCGATTGCCAACAGCTCGGACGGCGCCGGTTCGACGAGACTTCCGGCAAGCCATTGCGGCCTGTTCGGCTTCAAACCGTCGCGGCTGGTCAATCCCGTCGGTCCCGCCACAGCCGAGGCAATCGGCGGCATGTCGACCCCGCATGCAGTCTCCTGGTCGGTTCGGGACAATGCCGCCATGCTCGACATATCCGCCGGCGGAGACGCGGGCGATCCCTGGGCTTCGCCGGCC from Rhizobium sp. ACO-34A includes these protein-coding regions:
- a CDS encoding 4-carboxymuconolactone decarboxylase, producing MTRPEFSGEQFQKGLQVRREVLGDAYVAPSLASADDLTAPLQKLVTEWCWGEIWTRPGLERKTRSFLNLAMLTALNRPHEIKIHVRGALNNGVTEEEIVEVILQAAIYCGVPAALDAMRVATEVIRQVREEKA
- a CDS encoding 4-hydroxyphenylacetate 3-monooxygenase, translated to MTETGTLKSTKDAPHRLKTGEEYKESLKDNRQIWVGGEKLNSVYDEPALARGIDLLASMFDDQFTEEHADATTYYDEKVGAVLSRSWQIPRTKEDLAARRRMIEYTSLKTAGTFGRPPDLAPSIVVGLYAYLPTFKKKKSLIEGIDPDFAENIERYMEYGQNNNLTASESLAGPQADRSSPKASEASLLKARKVTKDGVYIYGAKTVGSIAAQANDIFFTNLGGIQETPADACIWGSVPIDTPGIKMISREMVSQPLSSKFDHPVSSLGEEADQFIVFDNVFVPKERLFNLGDPTAMSYYGPVCVFAHWHVLTRLAVKAELFVGAGQMVLDYLGTGKIPAVQMMLGQLVEYAQTLRAFVTAAEALAVPTEGDVMRPDVGMLTAGRLYSIENYPKIIHILQEMCGQGLVMRFGKKAFDNPDVGHFLHELLPGHGVSAMVKEQLMNFIWDMTSGSLAGRVALFENVNATPAPALRARLYNEVKRDGYVAQVKKIAGIE
- a CDS encoding amidase codes for the protein MDDLATLDGIALSGLIARREISAGEVLEAAIERIERLNPKLNAVVHEHFDLARKQVEAGLPNSPLSGVPTLLKNTGFEAEGMILSTGSELLRNNVSKRDSTITARYKAAGMVILGKSNTPEFALSFTTEPDAFSPTRNPWDLERTAGGSSGGSTAAVASGMVPIANSSDGAGSTRLPASHCGLFGFKPSRLVNPVGPATAEAIGGMSTPHAVSWSVRDNAAMLDISAGGDAGDPWASPATTGSYLAAVDKTPPRLKIAMIVDVPTGSPVEPDMVASVEETARLLEGLGHHVEKVRDAGYDAEALKAAWRIVVGVNVALGVTSGDPASPNLSRLEPVNQEWVREALTVPGTRYLWAINQLHASSRALAAFFSRYDVMLTPAAAEPAPLLGKLAGRGKTLDEFYDLFWSHSPFTAVFNSSGCPAMSVPLGMSAKGLPVGSHFGAAFGKDALLLSLAAELERSAPWINRRPALFG